CAACGACGCCCCCGGAGTCAGTTTCGACTTTGGCGATGATGTCGTGTTCAACTACCACGTCACGAACTCGGGTGACACCGCGCTGTCGCCGGTCACGGTCACCGATGACAATGCGACACCGGGCGACAATGGCGACGACTTCAATCCGACGCCGGTCAATACATCGAACGGATTCAATGTCGGTGACACAAACGAAGACGGCCGATTGGATCCCAATGAAGTCTGGGAATACACGGCCACGATCACCGCCAGTACCGCGGGCCAATTCACGAACATCGCCTTGGTTGCCGGGACGCCGATCAATGACAACGGTGATGTGATCGGCGAAGATGTGACTGACGAGGATCCGGCGAACTACAACGTCGAAGGCATCCCGGGAATCGACATCGAAAAACTCACCAACGGCATCGATGCGGATACCGCAAGTGATGCCGTCGAGATAGCTGCGGGAGACACGGTGACTTGGACCTACAACGTTACCAACACCGGTTCAACAACGTTTGCACAATCTGAAATTTCGGTGATCGATGATGCCGGCACGCCGGGAGACGCCTCGGATGACTTCGCGCCAACGCTAATTGCTTCGTCAGATGCAGGAAGCGATGGACTACTCTCGCCGGGTGAAGTTTGGCAGTACGAAGCTTCATCGACCGCCCAATCAGTGGTGTCATCTGGAGAGTCGGTCACGCTTTACCTGACCGGCAACACGGCACTCGATGGCCCCAACGGCAATGTCAGGACATTCAACGCAAACGGCGTTTCAGTCAGTGCAAGCGCGTTCAGCCGCAGTAGCGGCGGGGAGTGGCGAGACGCTTATCTCGGTGCCTATTCAAGCGGCCTGGGTGTGACCGACCGCTACGAAGGCGACGGGCGCGGCGGCGAGCACCGTGTGGATAACGTCGGCAAGCTAAACTACGTGCTGTTCGAGTTCTCTGAAAAAGTCGTGGTTAACTCGGCGTTTCTCGACAGCGTGATCGGTGACAGCGACCTCTCCATTTGGATTGGCGATCGAAGCGACTTGCCGTCAAGCGGCTTGGCACTATCCGATGCGGCGCTGAGCAACATGGACGTGTACGAAACGTCGATGGCGAACAATGCTTATTCACGGTTCGCCAACTTTAACGGTGCCGGCGCCGTGGGTGATGTGCTGATCCTGGCTGCGTGGGTTGACGACGCTTCCCCCGAAGATTGCTTCAAAATCCGGAAGCTGAAATTCGACACCGTTTCGCAGGGCGTCTACGGCAACATCGGAACCGTGATTGCCGGCGATGTGGATGACAACGATCCCAGCCACTACACCAATCCAGCGCCGGCACCATCGGGTGCGATCGGAGACTTGGTGTGGAAAGACAAAGATCGTGATGGCAAGCAGGATTCGGACGAGCCCGGCTTTGCGGGAGTCACGGTCAAGCTCTACGACGATGGTGGTTCGGTCATCCAGACCACGACGACCGATAATAACGGTCGGTACGAATTCACCGGACTGCCGGGCGGTGACTATCGCGTCGGTTTCGAACTCCCAAACGACTATGTCTTCACTCGCTTGCGAAGTGACATCAGCGACAGTCGTGATAGCGATGCCAATCGCAGCACTGGCTTGTCACCGGTGATCAGTCTCGAAGACCATGAAATTGACCATAGCGTTGACGCAGGCATCTACCGAGCCAAGGTCGACAAAGTCTTCGAAGCCGAGCACCATGATTGGTGCAGCAATCCCTGGCGGTGGAAGTACGACAGTCACGCTTCAGGCGGAAAATACCTAGAAGCAACCAACGGGTCCGGATCGTATTACAACTACGTTCCGCATGGCAACAATGTGAAGTATCACTTTAGCGTTGATTCGGACGGGCAGTACGAGCTGTCGTCGCTGCTAAAGACAACCAATGGCTCGAACAATTCCGTTTGGTTCCGTATCGATGGTGGGTCCTGGAAGGAATGGCACATGCCGGTAACGGGCCATCGCTTCGAGTGGCATGCGGCGACGCACGGCTGGAACCAGAACTCGGTAACCTACAGTCTTGCCGCGGGGAATCACTCGTTGGAACTGAAGGTTCGCGAAGACGGAACTCGATTCGACAAGTTCAAAGTATCGAAACTGGAAACCACGACGATTGTGATCGATGCCAACGCGGCGAATTCGATCACCGGCGACTGGTCAATCGATGTCGACGACGATGGGAACGAGTTCCTTGTCGCGGCCAATGGCACCGGTTCACACTACAACTCGCCGCCCGCTGGTGACGAATTGACATACGAGTTTTCGCTTGAACGGGCGGGTACGTTTGACATGTTCGCGCTTGTGAGCGCCCAAAACGGAAGCGACAATTCGTTCTGGATTCAGATCGACGGTGGCGACTGGATCGAATGGCACCTGAATGTGACCGGCGATTCGTTTGAGTGGCAGGAAGTCACGAGCGGCTGGAATCAAGATGCGGTGCGATTTGATCTGGATGCTGGAAATCACACGCTCAAGATCAAAGTCCGTGAAGACGGAACCGCAATCGACAAGATCGTGATTAGTGACGATCAATTCATCGATCTATCGGAGTATTGATGCGAATCGATGGTCCAGTGATTTGGCCTCGTCAAACAGACAGCAATTGATCGCTTCGCGGTGACTCAACCGGCGATCAGTGGAGGCCCGAATTAACGCATCGCTGCGAGTTCTCCGTCAATCGCCGGTTCGCGGTGATCGACGAACTGGGCGAAGTAGTTGCGGGTCTCTTCGGACCAAGGCTGTGACGAGGTGTCCGACGATTGACTCAACGATCCAAAGAAGCGTTCATAAAGCTCAGACCCATGATGGTCTTCAAACACCAATGCCAACATGACCGCAGGGTTTCCGTTGGCGTACGGGCATGAAACTTCGCAACCGATTTGCTCGAACGGAAGGATCCGTGAATAGAGCCGCGCATGCTTGGGGTGAGTCGCCGCGACAAGCCCATCATAGCCCCGCGCCATTGCGACTTGCGCAAGCAGGCGCCCCATCCCCGCAAAGGTCTCGATAAACCGAACCGGCGATTCACGGCGGTCGGCCAAACTGCCGATCTCTGCCATTTTCAAACCACGTCGGCGGATGATACGGACGTTGTCTGCATAGATCGACTCCAGGGGTAATCCCAAGTCGCCGTCACCGGCAAGAGAAATCGTTGAAACGACCACGTCTTCCAACAAGGTGACAAAGACTTCCGTCGATTTGAGCAGGTGAAATGGGGTCAACCGAATCCCGCTCGGTTTTTCGGCGACAAGGCCCGCGTGACGGTACGATTCGTAGATCAGTGAAAAGGACTGGCGAAGCTCGTCGACTGAATTCGCGATTTTGTAACGCAAACCTGGAACGGAGCGTTTTGGTCGTCGCCGGCTTGGTGCCTCGGGAATCAGAGGACAAGCCGGATTCGTAACGCTAGTCGATGAACCGGGTGAAGATACCGAGCTAGTGATGGTCGGGCGCATGGGTGCGAGCTTCGAGCTGGAGAGTGGCGCACGCAAAAGACGAGCACGTGCGACGAACGTCATCCCCCCGGACGGTTACGATTCAAACCTAGGTCCACTCTTGCTCGGTTGCCCAACGGAGTTGCTGATCCGCGGATTGTCATTCATCAGTTTTCGGAAGAATCACCTGTTGAAGCGATTAAGCCGACTGCGCCCGCCAGTATGGGTGGGACGCGACCGCTGACGTCTCGCCTGCGAACGACCTTGTGGCATACGGTCGTAGCGGAAGCCGTCGGCGGCTTGTCGATTTAGCGATGGCCAAGTTCCGGATGATCCGAATCCGGCCACCACGACAAAACGATGGATTGGGTAAACCCTCGCTGTTCGTTTGTGATCCATGACCTAGGGTTATTCATTGCAAACAATCAGACCAACTGGGGGGCTACGTGAATCTGACGCATTGGCAGGGCCGATTAATGCTTCGCCGACCGCGAAGTGAATGGGCGGACGCGACCGTGATGCTTGGCGGCGGCGGTGCGCGTGGTCTTGCGCATCTGGGAGCCGTCCGGGCGATCGGTCATTCCGGGCTCGGAATTGGGCGGTTGGTTGGCGTCAGCATGGGAGCATTGATGGCGTCGCTAATCGCAGCCGAACGTGATGTCGAACGCGCCGAGTCGATGGCTCGGGACTTCTTAATCTCCGACCGCTATCGAGCGTTGCAAAAGACGGTGCTCGACGCCGCCATTGGGACACACGGCAAAGACGAAACCAACGATCGGTGGCTAAGACGCTGGCGCAGCGTATTCTGGATTCAAAAAGCGATCAGTCGCGCCGCTAGAACAGAATCGCTCCTCCCGGCAACGCTGCTGGAAACGATCACCGACGAGCTGCTGCCGGACATCAACATCGAAGATTTACGTTTGCCGCTACACCTGATCGCCGTTGATCTGAAAACGGGTGAGCGAATTTCACTCAGTGAAGGCCCCTTGCGACAAGCCGTTCGGGCATCGATGTCAATCCCCGGAATTTTCCCGGCCGTTGAAATCGACGGACGCCGCTTGAGCGACGTCGGTGTCTACGATGCGGTTCCCTGCGATATCGCCATCGATCTTATGTCGGGGCAGGGTGAACTGATTGTCGTTGACGTCAGTCCGACAGAGTCGAGCAATGCAGACTGCCGGACGGCGATTCAATCCATTTTAAGATTCCAAGAACTCGCCGAGTCGAGGATCCGACAACAACAGCTCAAACTCGCGGACCTCGTGGTGCGTCCCCAAGTTGGCTCGGTCGCCTGGTTTGATTTCACCAATCCCGATCCGCTGATCGAAGCCGGCTATGACGCGGCCCATGCGGTGCTTCAGCAATCGTAAAAATTGCCGCGACTGATGGGTTTTCTGAGTACCCAAACGGATTGGCGAGACTTTGTCGTCGGCGTCAATCCAGGTGTTGATCGAACGGGAAGTTTGGGGGATATTTGGCCCGAGCCGCAATGACGCGGCAACGATTAACACTCGGGAAATTTAACACGGGGCAAAGGGGACAAAGGTGTTACGAGCTCGATCAATCATCACGTTGCTGATACTTCTATCAGCCGGAACCACAACCAAAGCCGGTTTAGTGATCACGGAGATCATGGCGAACTCCAACACTGACGCCGGTAATTGGATCGAAATCTATAACGACTCGTCGGTCGCAAGTGTTGATCTTGGCGACCTAATGATCGAGGTGTCCGGTGGGTTTGGCTTTCCTTCCTTGCCCGTAGTCCCGGGTGATTTATTGGGTGTTAATCTTGATCCATTGCAGTTTCTGATCGTTGTCGACACGATGGGAGGTTCCCTTAGTCAGTTTCACAACTACTGGGGTCCAGCAGCGAGTAATACCGTCATTTTGGGAGCGAATTTTTTCACGCCCCTGCAGTTTTACGACCCACTGACTATATCGGTTATTCAGGGAAGTACAGTCACTGATCAAATTGATATGGCAACAGCCGATTGGCCCACCATCGAACCCAATCAAAGCATCTACGTTGATCCAACGAAGCTTGACGAAAACCATATCGGATCGAATTGGTCGGTGTCCCAATTCCCTTACCTTCCCTCGGGTGCTTCACCGCCTTCGGAAGCCCAAGCGGGAACCCCAGGATCGTTTGCGGCAATGGTGCCCGAACCGAGTACACTAATCACCTTCTGTTGTCTGTCTTTGACGAGTTGTCTACGGCGCCGTCGCCATCGGTGAAACTACCTTGAGTTCTGTACGCGTTGATTCCTGGCCGGCTGAGTGGCCGAACGATTGTCCTCCCCGTGAACTCAAACTGGCCGGGCACGATGCCCGCTGGCTCAACAGCATCTGCCGCGGACTGTCCCATCGCGGCTACCTGCTCACCCACCGGTCTTCAGAAAACGGCACTGGTCTGCTGCCGCTCGTCTTCGTCAAAGGCCCGCTGTTCGGAAAGTTCCTCGTCAGTTTGCCTTACATCAATACCGGTGGTGTTTGGGCGGGCAACGCAGGGGTCGCAAGCGAACTGATCGATGCGGCGTGCAACTTGGCCGATGAATTGAACGTCAAGTATCTGGAACTGCGGCACGAGCAGGCGGTTGAACACCCGCGTTTGAATTTTGCCCGCACCGATAAAGTTCACATGCGGCTCGCGCTACCGGAAACCGACGAGGAGCTGAACAAGTCGTTTAAATCTAAGTTGCGCAGTCAAATCAAGAAATCGGGAAGCTATGGGGCGACGGTTCATTTTGGCAGACAGGAATTGCTTGCCGAATTCTACAACGTGTTCGCTCACAACATGCGTGACTTGGGAACACCAGTGTTCTCGGTACGTCTGTTTCGCGAGATCTTAAACGCGTTTGAAGACGACGCAGAATTGTGTGTCGTTAGAAACGAGTCACAGGCAGTGGCCGGAGGGTTGCTGATTCACAGCAACGGCGTCAGCGAAGTGCCAAGCGCCAGTAGCTTGCGTGAGTTCAACCGAACCGGGGCGAACATGTGGATGTATCGTCACCTGCTTCGCCGTGCGATCGAACGTGGCAGTCACACATTTGATTTCGGACGCAGCAGCGAAGACAGCGGCACCTATAAATTCAAAGCCCAGTGGGGCGCCGTCCCGTCTCCTGCAACATGGCAATACTATGTTCGCCAAGGTGACCCTAACGACATGCGTCCAGACGCGGACGGAAAGAAACGACTGGTCGAGCTTTGGACGAAGCTGCCGGTAAGTCTCACGCGGATCATCGGACCACCGATCGTTCGCGGGATTCCGTAGTGGACACCAATGACATGACGCTCAGCAATCACGCGAACCGGTGGCGGCGTCGGTTTTGGGCGATGGGTGCGGTGTTCGTTGTCACAATGATTGCTTTGTCATTTGCCAGCGTTCGTGGTCTGGTGATGCAACCGTTGGTGGTTCACCATTCCGATGCTCGTGGAGAGATCGCCTATGTGATGGCAGACGGTCCGGCCTACTGGGAACGATTGTTTGCCGCGTCAGATCTTTACCATTTCGGACGGATCAAATCGATCTACTTGCTCGAAGAACGACAGTCGTCGTCGCATAACTTCGAGCGTGGAACCAACGACACGCGGTTGCAACGTGCGATCGATTACTTGGACATGCGAGGCGTTCCGGCGTCGGCGATCGTTCCCGTGCCGATGGGCGAACCGAGTTGGTTGAGTTCTCGCGATGAAGCAAAGTGGCTCGCTCAGATGAACCAGTCGTTGGAAGGCATCGTGGTGGTGACATCTCCGCCGCACACCCGACGGAGCTTGCTTTGTTTTCGCCGTGTGTTTTCCGATCAGACGCCGATCGCGGTCTATTCGGCGACCTCGCCCGATTCGAGCGTCGAAACCCATTTGCCTCTCTGGATCGAGTATGTGAAGTTAGTGGCCTATTGGATCGCCGCATGATTTCATGTTTTCGACCAGTGAACGTCCACCCGACTACAACCAATCGCTATAGCGCGGGACTCTCCTATGAAAAACTCAGCACCATTTCGATTCATCGCCAGTTTAGCGTTGCTGATCGTGCTAGGAACGGCACTCTGGGCTCAGGTCGATGAGTCGAAGCCTGCACCCGAAGAAACTGTCGAGATCGTTCCGAAGGCAGCATTGTTGACCGAACGTGGAAAACAACTCGTCGAGGAACTACGAATCTTGCGACGCAACCTCGGATCGATGGGACTCAAGCATCCCAATCGGCCAGGCGTGGAAGCAAAAATCGAAGCGATCAACGAACAGTTACAAGCGTGGGAGCCTGCCTATGGGA
The window above is part of the Roseiconus lacunae genome. Proteins encoded here:
- a CDS encoding SdrD B-like domain-containing protein, translating into MPVSPLSRFGRHNKNTRRRSRRRLRTRKPLVQPLEDRRVLALLGIVPELPVLYSNQTGSVSYDSATDLFQADATPLWIDDGVTFGFVDQPASFDLNFYVDQSGSFVSGVSGDDFVVTGSIDFDFDFVPDVSGVLLTGEVTAFGFADGAPTSTDFYNMRLTATGGALTAPITTSLGDSLPAYYAGKDIGISINSEDSSFTGSFDVDFSGGNKANTGPIEPDNSNPPTAELGNFVWVDTNYNGLQDDGPTGVNGVTVNLYQDVDGDGIAEPGGDDGGPIATTVTAPLMGEDGYYLFEELEAGDYFVEFDTSTIPTGFELTLDNQGGDDAVDSDADQVSGLATVTTLEDGESDLTWDAGIVQIVHPDIEIVKCVEDVIESSSMTVIDFDDLSKGDIVQSQYPGVTISATSRNKPWQGNAAMIFNSSYPTGHDNDLGTPNQAYGGPGQGSGGASNDTALGNVLIISEDGDQSDPDDDYKGGVITFSFDQPVDINHLDVLDIDVDEHGGSILTVTTTTGTQTIAISVAGNNSVQRIQVDVSNVVEMKVDFVSSGAITELKYSTSDSEVICDDANDAPGVSFDFGDDVVFNYHVTNSGDTALSPVTVTDDNATPGDNGDDFNPTPVNTSNGFNVGDTNEDGRLDPNEVWEYTATITASTAGQFTNIALVAGTPINDNGDVIGEDVTDEDPANYNVEGIPGIDIEKLTNGIDADTASDAVEIAAGDTVTWTYNVTNTGSTTFAQSEISVIDDAGTPGDASDDFAPTLIASSDAGSDGLLSPGEVWQYEASSTAQSVVSSGESVTLYLTGNTALDGPNGNVRTFNANGVSVSASAFSRSSGGEWRDAYLGAYSSGLGVTDRYEGDGRGGEHRVDNVGKLNYVLFEFSEKVVVNSAFLDSVIGDSDLSIWIGDRSDLPSSGLALSDAALSNMDVYETSMANNAYSRFANFNGAGAVGDVLILAAWVDDASPEDCFKIRKLKFDTVSQGVYGNIGTVIAGDVDDNDPSHYTNPAPAPSGAIGDLVWKDKDRDGKQDSDEPGFAGVTVKLYDDGGSVIQTTTTDNNGRYEFTGLPGGDYRVGFELPNDYVFTRLRSDISDSRDSDANRSTGLSPVISLEDHEIDHSVDAGIYRAKVDKVFEAEHHDWCSNPWRWKYDSHASGGKYLEATNGSGSYYNYVPHGNNVKYHFSVDSDGQYELSSLLKTTNGSNNSVWFRIDGGSWKEWHMPVTGHRFEWHAATHGWNQNSVTYSLAAGNHSLELKVREDGTRFDKFKVSKLETTTIVIDANAANSITGDWSIDVDDDGNEFLVAANGTGSHYNSPPAGDELTYEFSLERAGTFDMFALVSAQNGSDNSFWIQIDGGDWIEWHLNVTGDSFEWQEVTSGWNQDAVRFDLDAGNHTLKIKVREDGTAIDKIVISDDQFIDLSEY
- a CDS encoding N-acyl amino acid synthase FeeM domain-containing protein; translated protein: MRYKIANSVDELRQSFSLIYESYRHAGLVAEKPSGIRLTPFHLLKSTEVFVTLLEDVVVSTISLAGDGDLGLPLESIYADNVRIIRRRGLKMAEIGSLADRRESPVRFIETFAGMGRLLAQVAMARGYDGLVAATHPKHARLYSRILPFEQIGCEVSCPYANGNPAVMLALVFEDHHGSELYERFFGSLSQSSDTSSQPWSEETRNYFAQFVDHREPAIDGELAAMR
- a CDS encoding patatin-like phospholipase family protein, encoding MLRRPRSEWADATVMLGGGGARGLAHLGAVRAIGHSGLGIGRLVGVSMGALMASLIAAERDVERAESMARDFLISDRYRALQKTVLDAAIGTHGKDETNDRWLRRWRSVFWIQKAISRAARTESLLPATLLETITDELLPDINIEDLRLPLHLIAVDLKTGERISLSEGPLRQAVRASMSIPGIFPAVEIDGRRLSDVGVYDAVPCDIAIDLMSGQGELIVVDVSPTESSNADCRTAIQSILRFQELAESRIRQQQLKLADLVVRPQVGSVAWFDFTNPDPLIEAGYDAAHAVLQQS
- a CDS encoding lamin tail domain-containing protein produces the protein MANSNTDAGNWIEIYNDSSVASVDLGDLMIEVSGGFGFPSLPVVPGDLLGVNLDPLQFLIVVDTMGGSLSQFHNYWGPAASNTVILGANFFTPLQFYDPLTISVIQGSTVTDQIDMATADWPTIEPNQSIYVDPTKLDENHIGSNWSVSQFPYLPSGASPPSEAQAGTPGSFAAMVPEPSTLITFCCLSLTSCLRRRRHR
- a CDS encoding FemAB family XrtA/PEP-CTERM system-associated protein; the protein is MSSVRVDSWPAEWPNDCPPRELKLAGHDARWLNSICRGLSHRGYLLTHRSSENGTGLLPLVFVKGPLFGKFLVSLPYINTGGVWAGNAGVASELIDAACNLADELNVKYLELRHEQAVEHPRLNFARTDKVHMRLALPETDEELNKSFKSKLRSQIKKSGSYGATVHFGRQELLAEFYNVFAHNMRDLGTPVFSVRLFREILNAFEDDAELCVVRNESQAVAGGLLIHSNGVSEVPSASSLREFNRTGANMWMYRHLLRRAIERGSHTFDFGRSSEDSGTYKFKAQWGAVPSPATWQYYVRQGDPNDMRPDADGKKRLVELWTKLPVSLTRIIGPPIVRGIP
- a CDS encoding YdcF family protein; translation: MDTNDMTLSNHANRWRRRFWAMGAVFVVTMIALSFASVRGLVMQPLVVHHSDARGEIAYVMADGPAYWERLFAASDLYHFGRIKSIYLLEERQSSSHNFERGTNDTRLQRAIDYLDMRGVPASAIVPVPMGEPSWLSSRDEAKWLAQMNQSLEGIVVVTSPPHTRRSLLCFRRVFSDQTPIAVYSATSPDSSVETHLPLWIEYVKLVAYWIAA